GAAGAAGCGGCGCAGCAGCGGCGAGCTGCCCGATCCGGGGCCGCCATGCAGCAGCACGGCGCAGATGCCCTCCGGATCACCACTTTCTTCTACATGCAGCACATGGCCGTGCGAGACGGGCAATGCGTGGGTTCGCCAGGGCGGGGATTCGGGGTACAGGCCGGTAGGGAGCACGGGCGTCATGGTACGCGGTGGCCCCACGGCCGCTATTCATGAAAATCATGAAGTCCCATTCATGATTTCACGGCTAGGTCCTGCGGGGCCAGGGGTTCAATATGCGTCCTGGAGCACACGAAGTTCCCGCAGCCGCCGTGTGGCGCTGTGCAACTCTGCAGGAGACACTACATGAAATGGGAAACCCCGACGGCCACTGATCTTCGCTTCGGCTTCGAGATCACGATGTACGTCAGCGCACGCTGATTTGCGCGCCTCGTCACAACCCGTCCCGTCCATTGCGGGGCGGGTTGTTTCGAACCTTCTTCCTCTTCTTTTCGTCCCTCGATGCGCATCACCGTATTGGGCTCCGCCGCGGGCGGCGGCTTTCCGCAGTGGAACTGCAACTGCCCCAACTGCGCCGGTGTGCGCGCGGGCACGGTGCGCGCCAGGCCGCGCACGCAGTCATCGATCTTCGTGCGGCCCGACGACAGCGCCGATGGCGTGCTGTTCAACGCATCGCCCGACATCCTGGAGCAGATCCGCAGCAGCCCGGTGCTGCAGCCGGCCCGCAAGATGCGCGACACCGCGATTGCCGGCGTGGTGCTGATCGACGGGCAGGTCGACCATGCCACCGGCCTCTTCATGCTGCGCGAGCGCGGCTCGCCGCTGCCGCTGTGGTGCACCGACCCCGTCGCCGAGGACCTGAGTCAG
The Variovorax sp. OAS795 genome window above contains:
- the pqqA gene encoding pyrroloquinoline quinone precursor peptide PqqA, with protein sequence MKWETPTATDLRFGFEITMYVSAR